Part of the Oncorhynchus tshawytscha isolate Ot180627B linkage group LG23, Otsh_v2.0, whole genome shotgun sequence genome, TCATGACTAGAaagtcattttcaagtcttgccctagattttcaagcagatttaagtcatctgtaacttggccactcaggaacattcactgtcttcttggtaaacaactccagtgtagatttggctttgtgttttaggttactgtcctgcttCAAGGTGaactcctctcccagtgtctggtgtaaagcagactaaagcaggttttcctctacgatttttcctgtgcttagctccatcctgtttctttttatcctgaacaaTTCACCAGTatttgccgatgtcaagcatacccataccatgatgcagccaccaccgtgcttgcaaataaggaggcagttactcagtgatttGTTGTGTTGGACTTTCCCCAAAGATAAAGGCTTTGCATTTAGTCCAAAAACTGTATTCCTTTGCCTTGTTTCTTTTTCTTtcagtattacttcagtgccttgttgcatacatatGCATGTTTTGGGGAAAATATATATTCTGTGTATTTGTATTATTCTTTTCCTCTGTCATTTATTGTGAGGTCACTtcaatgttattgatccatcctcagttttctcccatcacagccattgaactctgtagctgttttaaaatcagcAATGTCCGCATGTTGAcatccctaagcagtttccttcttatcctgcagctcagttcagaaggacgactgtttctttgatgtgtctgggttgtTTGATACATCCTCCACAGCGTacttattaacttgaccatgcttaaagatatattcaatgtctgatttagtattgttacccatctaccaatcactgcccttctttcaAAAAGCTCCTTGGTccttgtagttgaatctgtgcttgaaattcaagacttgactgagggaccttagatgttgtgtgcgtgcgtgtgcgtgtgcgtgtgtgtgtgtgtgtgtgtgtgtgtgtgtgtgtgtgtgtgtgtgtgtgtgtgtgtgtgtgtgtgtgtgtgtgtgtgtgtgtgtgtatgtatgggagacagaggaaagggtagtcattcagaaattacatcaacccctattatttcacagaGAGTGAGTCCATATAACTTATTATGAGATTTGTTAAGATGATTTTTACTTCTGAACTAAATGCAACGACcatattttagttatttaatttgTGTTCATTTGTAAAACTtttttttcactttgacattgtggAGTATTTTGTGAAGATCAATTACAAAAGAATGACAATTAAATCTATTTCAATCCCGCTTTGTATCGCAACAAAATGTAAAGAGTTCAAGGGGGAGTAAGCACTGTACATGTCAGAAGGGTGGGTGGCAGACGGATCATGTTATTCACTGTCATCATTATGAAACACTTGCTAATACCACAAGCAGCTTGGAAAACACATTATCTGCCACAGCATGGCCAAGAAGTCACTCAAGCTCAGCACTTCAGAGAGAGATTGGTCTTGGGACACTTTGCACATTACAAGCTACATGCTTGGCTTATTTTGTCTCATGCTACGACTACAGGGATCAGTCTTTGCCCACAAAACTCTGCACTTCTCACTGAAAGATTTTTGATCTCCCGAGGAACTACTTTGTGGAGCTCTGCTTCTCTGTCTAAATTTGGCATAGCTATCACTGGCTTCTCATCCTCTAGAGGAATCTCTATCACAGGCACAGCGCCAACTGAGGATACACTGCTGCTCCTACCACTAAGAGCCTGCTCTCTAGTCACTGTGGGCTTGCCCAGGCAGCTCCTAAGTTGAGCCCAGAAGAAGGTCTGCTGCTTGGCTTGCTGGGGCCACTCTAGGTACGTTTTGGTGTTCAGCATCTTCTTGAGCTTGCAATACTTGCTGGGCAGAGATTCAGGGTCGATGGGTTCTTTAACCACCAGAATAACATCGCTGAACGTCTTGCCGATGGCTCTTTGCTGGGCAAAGTAGAGCTCGTAGTTGCACCAATCGCTGTTCACAAAGTGGTGTGACAACACAAATATGACCTGGATTTGGAAACAAAAAATTCTGAGGATAGGGTGTATTCATTTAGGCAAATGCACAGTGCAGGAATTAGGATACAAAcctaaacaaaacatacatctgACATTTTGGGTTGTTCAATTGACCTTTTATATTAAAAAGTGTGTTACTATTTATTTGTTAAAACACCTCTAACTTGTCTTCGTGGGTCCTCAACCTTACCTTTTCGCTGCTCTCAATATTTTCAATGATGTTGTCGATTATCCATTTTCCTGGCATGAAGTCTCTCTCATGGATACAGAGTCGGTAGGGGGGCTTGCTGTTCTCCAAGCAGGGCAACAACTggtccctgacccagtctgcatCTGGGTGGCTATAGGAGATGAATGCATGGTAAGCATAGATTTGTGATTTTCCAGATGTTCCTTCCTGATGAGCCCTGTATTTGGCTCTGAGGATTTGATATGTGGCTTTAATGTACCAGGGAACATTGAATATGTAGCATATAAGCATCAACACTAAAAccacagcagcagtagtagccaCACAGATGATGATGACCAGTCTGATATCGCAGGCCACGTGACCCGGGAAGAAATTTGCCACAGCGGTATTGAGCAGGGCCTCTGGATGGTAACACTTGTAGTTCTCTGGCCAGTCAGTGATGTTGACCTTCCCCTTGGAAATTGTGTCCTGGATGAAGGCGTGGAGGTCGCATGTGCAGTGGAATGGGTTGTTCCCTGCTGTCAGTCGAGAAAGCTGGGTCATGTCCTGGAAGGAGCCCATGCTGATGAGCCCAAAGGAGTTCCCATCCAGAGCCAGTGACTGCAAGGAGCGACTTCTCCACCCAGAGGGGATGAACTTGATCTTGTTCCCATTGAGCAGGAGCTCCTTGAGTCTGATGGTTTGTTGGAAGTAGGCCATGTCCAGCTGGTCCAGGTCACAGTACGAGAGGTCCAGGAATTGTACTGTGGTGGGCAGACACTGGAGGGCACCACTTTCAAATCGGTTGTGGTGAGCGATCACCTGGGTGATGTTCTGCATCCAGTTACAGTTGCGACTCTTCTCAGCAGAACCCAACATGTTGTGGCTGACATCCAGGACCTTCAACTGTTTGAACTCCCTGGTCAGGGAGGCTAAGTCCTGAAGGCTGGTCAGTTGGTTGGTGCTGACATTGAAGGAACGAAGAGCCGGCATGGTGCCCCTGTAGTCGCATCTCTGGTTGAAGAGGATGTTGTCCTGCAGGCGGTTGTTTGAGATGTCCAAAACCTCCATGCCTTCCATATTAAGCCAGGCATCGCAAGGCACAGATTTGAAGTTGACATTCTGAATGGACAGCAGTCGGACTTTGTTGAACCATGTGAAGCGCCAGTCGAATCGCAAAATATCTGGATTGCTGATGTGCCTGAGGAGTAATGGAGACAAAACATGTAAGCATGAAAAAAAACATGTGGTCAAGATGATAACATAATTGGTACTTTCACACTACatagatacagaaacagattTCAATTGATGAAAAAATACACTTGAACCTGTATTTGTTTTTGCAACTTCTGGGTAGAAATGTCTGCATAGTGCTTTTGTAATAGAATAGTAGAATAAGATATGCTTACCACAGATTTAGTCTACTCAGAGCAAGGTCTTTGATACTGGATCCCAAGCCATTATCCACAAAGTTGGGGGAGCGAGCAAAGTCAATGTATTGAAGTGTCAGACGTTTAAGGGGGGTGGCCTGTAGATTAAACAGAGCCATCCTCATCAGGTTCTCATTGAATTTTCCACGGTGAAAGATGAGCGAATCTACTTTGATGTCTTGCAAGCCTCTGAAAATATCCTCATCTCCCAAGTAATACATGAACTCAAAGAGGTTCCTGAATTGGATGAGACTGAAAGTCTTGTTGGCCAAGTCTCGTAGAATCAAAGGTAGGAAATTCGGCTTCTGATCTATGGCCATGTCAAAACCCATTCTATCTGTCTGGATTACCTTCAGACTACCCGGTTCATAGTAACTGATATTTGATGAAGTTTTAATGGCAAAGTCCTGCAACTGAATGTTCCTCAATGCCTGGAAGTCCCCTTTCCTTAGACCCTTGACCAAGGGGCCGCCCATGGACAGGGCCTTAAGGTGGGTCAATCTGGAGAAAACATCAGCTGACAATGTAGCCTGGGTGTAAAGGTTATTCGACATAAGGAGTTCCCTTAGATTAAAGAGGTCCTGCAAGGCGTTGGCAGGGATTTCCTCTAGGGAGTTGTTAAAGATGTTAAGATGCTCCAGGAGGGGGTTGTTGTGGAAGGCACGGTCCTCAATCACAGAGATGTTGTTGAACTGCAGCTCGAGGACACGAAGATGAGGTAGGCGAGAAAAGTAATTAACATGAACGGTATGAAGTTCGTTGTAGGAGAGATCTATCCTTTCAAGCGTGGAAGGGAGGTGCTTCCATGGAACATGATCCAGTCGCTGACCAAGGCAGTTTGCGGAGCGACCAGAGTTGTAGATTTGACAGGGGCCTCTCTCATCATTTGAAGCAGGGGTTGGTGAGGCAAGGATCACAAGAAGTGGTGGACTAAACCACACAACACCCAGTAGAATCATCGTGTGTATGTACATTTTGGATCTGTAAAggaatgtaaaaatctgtcaagTTTAACAAATGACAAGATTGCATTCTATTGCATTCTCTAGGTCTTTATCATTTGAAGTTTGACTATAGTCTCCTCTTTACATCCTTCAATCCTCAATTACAGCTAGAGGTAATAGGGAGGGCGAAAATGGATTTCACTCTGATGTTACCCAGTATTTATGTGTCTGTGCCCAACATTACCCACACATTTCAGTTTCAAAGCCAAGAGAAGGGATTTGTGAAATATCGCCATGACACTCTTATCTATGGATACATGtttggttctacagctgcaccatcgagagcatcctgactgattgcatcactgcctggtatggcaactgctcggcctccgacagcaaggtactacagagggtagtgcgaacggcccagtacatcactggggccaagtttcctgctatccagaacctctataccaggcggtgtcagaggaaggccctaaaaatggtcaaagactccagccaccctagtcgtagactattttctctgctaccgcacggcaagtggtaccagagctccaagtctaggtccaagaggcttctaaacagcttctaccccaaagccataagactcctgaacatctagtcaaatggctacccagactattcacatgcccctcccctcttcacaccactgccactctctgttgtcatctatgcatagtcactttaataactctacctacatgtacatagtacctcaactaaccggtgcccctgcacattgcctctgtaccggcacccctctgtatatattgttattttttactgttcctctttaattacttgttacttttatctcttattcttgtccgtatttttttaaactgcactgtcggtgaggggctcgtaagtaagcatttcactgtaaggtctacacctgttgtattcggggcatgtgataaataaaatgtgatttgatttaatgtttaCATCCATGTTTACCATCACTGTCTTGATTATTACAGGTTGAATAGTAACATGCTTGCAGTGAAGAATGGTCCAACAGTGTGCATCTTTCAAGTTAGGATTTAGTGTAGAAGTCAGCAAAGTATTAATAATATAGGCAAAAAGCAACCAGATGAAGAATACCAACAACCAATAATTTCCTGCCTATTATGTATAGTTCTCTCTTTGTGGGCAATAAAATGAGGAAATGCCAATTGAACGTGATATTTCTCAACACGGACTCTATGTTAGTTCTGGCATGCTCACCACCTGATCTGTTGTGGTGTTGGGAAGTGAAATGCTCAAATTTCCATAGCAAAAATAAAAAAGGATATATGCAATTCTAGGGGGCTATTTCCAGGACTTAGCAGATTTAAACCTATTTATGGGCTAAAATGCATGCTCAATGGAGAACCTTTAAAGATACATCTTTTAAAAACGTTTAGCTGTACCTGTTAGTGGAGGTGATGCTGGTATCTGTTCAAGACCAGCTGACGTGTTTATATGCCTTACACAAGGGACTGAACTGCTTCATCCTCCTTGACTGAGATGAAAATCCTCTTGCAGACTAATTGTCATGACAGAATGTTTCTACTAACCCTCATAAGACACAGTACTCTGCTCATGGCTGTTAAGTACAGTCCCCCAAGTCCTCATAATCCTTTATTTATACTACAAACCAACGGTAACTCACTGTTTTGGCATTACCTTCACGTGGGAAATATATCAAGTTTTTTTTACCATACCACAAATAGTTTTAGTAAAATTGTATCCAGTGAGTGACAAGAAGGGAGTAAACATTTATGTAATGaataaatattgactggcttcaGAATTATTGCTTCATTATATTTACACCTGACTTATCAGCCAACACTTTCTTCGCCAATATTTAAGAAAATTGATATCTGATTGTCGTGGATGACATATTCTGACATCTCATCAAAGTGAACTAGTGAACCCTTTGACTGTTGTTCTATAGGCCAATGGTTCCCAAACAGTGGGGCGCGCTCCCTAGGGCAAACTAAGTCCGGCTTTAAACTTACtattgaaagttgtaatagtaaaatgcacaaggtgcaatttcaaaattgggTAGTGCGTCATCACTTCTGCTTTTCATGTTAGTCATagcataccttagagagctatttataacttgtcagaaatgtccagatcagctAGCTcatgtcagctaatgttttttaTGTCGTTTTTTTAGCCCATAAATATTGTTGTAATTTTTTGTCACTGCAATATAagatgaatacacattagacatggcaaaatgtatagaattgcaagtgaattagctttaaaactgcaaaatgttatttgcaccccatgacaaaatgtgtagaattgcaggaaatgagctttaaacctgcaaaattctATTCACCAACAAGAGGGctttgaacagtttgtgtcatgaacagtgcttgtgcccatagaaagaGACGTGGCgtgggatgttccccaatgctggaagagGGGCCccgagtgaaaaagtttgggaacccctgctatAGCCTACTGTAAGTTTGGTATTCTATCAATGTTTTATGATATTTTCAAAAATTCCAACTGATGaaacataaaacaaaaacattttattttcagaAGCCGTTGCTTTTCTCAATAAAGATTctggatttgttttatttttttatctgtgGCATATTGTACTTTCTGATAAGAACATGTCTAAGGTATTCCATTAGCCTCCACTTTGTTTACTGTATACATTGGGTGGCATATACTTAGGCTATGGATGCAACTAACCCTTTCAAACTTCAGGTCAGAGTTCTGCTCTCAATATAGAGGTAAATATTTAGGTAATGAATGCCTTCTTTCTGCTGGAGGGGTTAATTTATGATGTTTGTAATTCATTGGTCAGTCTGTTAGACTGCTGTCTTTATCTTGATCTTGACCTCTTTTTCTGAGGTGCATCGCCATCACTGACATTCATATCTGTCAGGGTTCCTTGACTCGTAAATATTTCCTTACTATGTGGGGTTGTTTTGTCATTTAACATAGAGGAAATATGCCCTGCTATGTTTCTATGGGtgtaaaaaaatgaaaataaatcatAGCTTTATTTCACAATGGTACCTATTGTACCAGTAGTTTAGAGGAATCAGTTCTCTAGCCAACACTGATAGTTATTCCTACaaattagtgaaaaaaagatcAACAATGTCATTAATATTGATTCAATAAAATGCCTTACATGAATATAACCCCATTACAAAATAATAACCCAATATAATGACCAAAATAAAGCATAGGCCAATCATGAAATGGTTCAATATAAGTATTTACCAATCTTATTGTTATTTTACCCTTGAACTCAGGAAAGGTCTTCCTCCTTTAAAATCTGCTTAGATTAACACTAGACCTTGCAGAGTGATTAAATCAATATCAACCAACTGTAATGGAGTGATTGATTAATGTCCCACGAACCAATGTCAGACCGCATGGTAACTCATAAATATGAAGCAATGAGTGGCTGATGAGAAGGGAAGGATTTTTTTACTGGAAAGTAGGAGGAGCTTCCTTCTAAAGCTGGTCTCTATTTACTTAAAGTTATTGCTTACCACCCGGTCAGAGCAGTCAACCCTGAGCTATGTGCCTCTAACCTACATGTTTAGAGTATTAATAGGCTACATGAACTCTGTTAGTTAGACTGGTTAGCCATCAACTCACTGGTTGTGTGCTTCTGAATGTCTAATATTGGGATCAGATGACTTGCCTACCCAAATATGTGTGATTAACACTACAAATACAAAAGTTCACTTTTGATTATTATCTACAAATgagtgacatacagtaccagccaaaagtttggacacacctactcattccagggtttttctttcttttttactattttctacaatgtagaataatagtgaagacatcaacactatgaaataacacatgtgtaATCATGTAGTTActgaaaaagtgttaaaacaaatcaaaatatatttcatatttgatattcttcaaagaccctttgtcttgatgacagctttgcacattgcTCCCAGGTAATGACTTGCCCCAAACTATTCTGTCATGGTACTGTCCGTTGTCTGATTGCCTGACACGCATACTGTTAAGTTATGATTTTGACTTGAGCTATAGTTtttacaattatatatatatatatatatatatatatatatatatatatatatatatatatatatatatatatatatatatatatatatattattattttttttttcatacaGGTTAGTCTCATTGACAGAATCTGTTTTTCAAGAGAACTGGTCAAAGGTCTTCAATATAAAGTTGTACCCTGACACATTAACATTAAATACATGTGTGATAAAATGTCTCAATTGCACAGACTGCACGAAACGATGGCCTTCACCTGAGTCCTTCAGTTAGTTAGCACAATATTAATGGAGTCAAACACACCCTCATCCACCTGGCAGATCACTGTTCCTGGACTTGAGGGAAACATTTGACAGAGCAAAGCTCATGATGGTGACTCCTTCTATAATTGCAGTGTAGTTCTATAATTGTGTTTTACAGCCTGTCTAGACATGCTTACTTGAACTTGTTTGATTTCTCAGTCACTTAAACAGTTCAAATTTGCATATCTAGATTTTTTTCCCTTGATGCCCAACTGTTTGGTATTTGTGAAAACATCCCTTAGCGCAAAAATAGTTACTGCTAAAATATTTGAGGTAATGTGAATCTCAAAAAATatctacatatgtgaaaatggctgGTGCTATCACCATCTCCCTAATGTGAATATCTTCATActgttaaaatgataaacattttaCATTAAGTAGTCAGACAAACTCTCAGAACTCACCTTAAGATGAAATATTAGTGAACCAATTCAGCCCTTCAGTTACCAGTTTTCAACAACACATTGACATGTGTTGTCAGTGACTGATCGTGAAGGAAGAAGACCAGCCCTTTAAGTCTTATTTTCCACATTGCTCTGTATGTAAGGGCTCAGGAATGTGGAATGTTGGGGATAAAGCCATTCCCTTTCCTGCAGGCAGTGCTTGACTTGTACTGGAgttgagtaccggcacctcaaatgttctaccgCACctcatagaatattagctcaaaagtattgcagagctcctgcacctaaatataacaGGTACctgcacccaaaatgagtaccggcacctatttcagtccaagtcaagcattACTGCCAGGGTTTGCAACCTTTAATTGCATAAGATGTCTTTTGAGGTGACTGTGGGGAAAATAAGATGTGGGGCCATCTTGTGCAATAGTACATTGAAATAGTTTTGTCTCTGTTATTATTCCACCCTGGGTATTCTGACACATTGGAGAAAATGCTAAGTCAGATCCTTCAAAGATCATAGTTAAAACCTCTCTGGCAATTATATTGATTTAGTGAGACGTGTCATTAGATATACTTGTATTGTGGTTGTCTTTGCACCGAGGAAAGCTTGAACCTTATAAAATGGATGATTAATATACTGTTATGTTTGTATGTAGCAGGGGTTTTGATTTTGTTTCGTGTGGCTATCTCTGACAGTCCATAAGTAAGCCTGTCTGTTATTGAATAAGATTAGTTGTTTCTCTTCTTCATTCCGAATAGGAAACTAACTTCATGGGAAATGGATAGAAATGATCTTaatggaaaagagagggggatgggggtttGTCGTGGGTTGTattttgagagaaataaataTGTTCTTCATTATGGTTTCCTCCGTTTGTTGGTGGGTGTTAAAAAGTGAATGACAGCCCATAACAAATGCAAGCTGTCTTGTAAGATCTTGTTATTAATCATAAGTGATCCATCACCATGTCAAGCCAAGTATCCTTTGGGGTAAAAGTAGAAAGTGATGGATAGAAAATGAGCTTACAGTGAGTTGGCAAAAATAGTATGTCCTAGAATGTCCTAGAATAGGCATTCACCAGTATAAATAGGGTTCATCACCAGTATAAATATGGTTTACCTGTCTGTTTCATGGTTTAAgtgatgtttttattttattttactgatATGAAAATCACATGTGGAGCATTGACACTGAACTGTCATGCATTTCTACACCAGTAGATGGTGCAACATTTAACATAGTTTACTCAATGTGGAATTCAACCATTTTGTGGTTTTCAAGCATGAATTTAACACAATCTGCTACAATTGAAAGTAACCCAACTTTCCACTCTGCCGCAAACCGTGCCATGCTCATGTTTTATACCATTAAGTATgaatcactctctccctctcctcgttTAATATGCTTGTCCACATcccttcctctgcctctctctctctctctctgtctctctctctctctctctctctctctctctctctctctctctctctctctcttcacagacacacatgcaaatTAAAAAAAGACCAATGATATACATTTTTCTTCCAGTTTGTGAAAAAATACATAATTGGGCTACCCTGAATAAATAAAAGTCCATAAAAAAGGAAATACTGTAGTCGATTACTTTATTGATTTTCACTGTACATGTTCAGTAAAGGGAAACATATGGAGTTACAGATGTGTTACATGGACATGTATTAACACTTCATATAGACAGACATCTGTCCTTAAAACAAGGAATGGATATGGTAATAAAACGTACTAAGACACAGAATCAACACTGTACTAAGCGCCAGAGAAAGGATTGAAAGACAATAGATTCACTTCACTCTATTTCTCCGCTGGCATTATTTATCAGACGGgtaaactgaacaaaaacaaaccGGTTTAAATCTTTCTAGGATAATGATAATCGCCCGCATGCGATATAGCCACTGTTTATGTCCACGTCATAGCAGGTACTCCTGGCTACGAAGGTGGTCATTAAATAAAGTGCTCCAGAGAAACGAAACTCCCATATCAATTTTGAAATCCATGAAAGGCCAAATACAATCAACTCTGCACAGACATGATTCATTGACCGTTTATAACAATACCCAGTGACTCTAGGCCATCTGTCTTGGTAAAAGAGCTTGTATTTCTCTGCAGTAAGCGATACAGGTTCAGTTGCCTAATTAGTGTTGGCTAGCGTATGAGAGGCTTCAGTTCAATGTTTTCAGAGACACACCAGCTTCAGTAAAGAGAATGAGATTGAAGTGAGTGATTGGTAaacaagaggtgtgtgtgtgcgcgcactgatatgcctgtgtgtatttgtgacaTATATAAGAATATGTGTGAGTTTGAGAAAGAGATTTGGGAAACCAATTACTCAAAGTGCTAAGTGAGTGAGAAGCGGCAGGCTGCGGATGAGGCGGCACAACACAGCTTCGCATCAGTGCAATGCAGCAGGCAGATCCTCCTGAGACCTCGAGACAACAAACGTACAGCCACCcccagagagaaagatggaaccTGCAGAACTATGGCTAAAACTGTTCTAAGAACAGCATTATGTAGCCTGTTTTCTACCAATATTTTCAGGCGACAGTGGTTTTTTGCCATTTCAAAATTTGCCACAAAGCTCAGTGGCACAGTTCAAAACACAGTAGTGGTTGTAAGATGGTACTTCAGTACTGAGATACTACAATCAATAAATGGGAACAATAGACTTGCATTTTGTTGCAACTACGTTCATATTACTATGTTACATTCAACATTTGCTCTGAGTAAACCACTCCCTCCCAGCAAACATTCTCTGCCTCCAACATACTATTATTATTTGAGGTCAGGTGCTAAATTAAAAAACATCTATTGCTTAAAGAGGAATTTTGTTCCATATCTTCCAAATATGTAAATCATTAATTTCAGTCTTTCTCCCCAGAGTATGGTGGCTGCTCAAAGTGTTCTACTTCACAAAAGGAGCCTATCAAGTTATGTAAAGCGCTTGTCACAGCATACAGATACAAGTATGAAAATAAC contains:
- the LOC112222624 gene encoding toll-like receptor 2, translated to LLLRHISNPDILRFDWRFTWFNKVRLLSIQNVNFKSVPCDAWLNMEGMEVLDISNNRLQDNILFNQRCDYRGTMPALRSFNVSTNQLTSLQDLASLTREFKQLKVLDVSHNMLGSAEKSRNCNWMQNITQVIAHHNRFESGALQCLPTTVQFLDLSYCDLDQLDMAYFQQTIRLKELLLNGNKIKFIPSGWRSRSLQSLALDGNSFGLISMGSFQDMTQLSRLTAGNNPFHCTCDLHAFIQDTISKGKVNITDWPENYKCYHPEALLNTAVANFFPGHVACDIRLVIIICVATTAAVVLVLMLICYIFNVPWYIKATYQILRAKYRAHQEGTSGKSQIYAYHAFISYSHPDADWVRDQLLPCLENSKPPYRLCIHERDFMPGKWIIDNIIENIESSEKVIFVLSHHFVNSDWCNYELYFAQQRAIGKTFSDVILVVKEPIDPESLPSKYCKLKKMLNTKTYLEWPQQAKQQTFFWAQLRSCLGKPTVTREQALSGRSSSVSSVGAVPVIEIPLEDEKPVIAMPNLDREAELHKVVPREIKNLSVRSAEFCGQRLIPVVVA
- the LOC121838635 gene encoding toll-like receptor 4 produces the protein MYIHTMILLGVVWFSPPLLVILASPTPASNDERGPCQIYNSGRSANCLGQRLDHVPWKHLPSTLERIDLSYNELHTVHVNYFSRLPHLRVLELQFNNISVIEDRAFHNNPLLEHLNIFNNSLEEIPANALQDLFNLRELLMSNNLYTQATLSADVFSRLTHLKALSMGGPLVKGLRKGDFQALRNIQLQDFAIKTSSNISYYEPGSLKVIQTDRMGFDMAIDQKPNFLPLILRDLANKTFSLIQFRNLFEFMYYLGDEDIFRGLQDIKVDSLIFHRGKFNENLMRMALFNLQATPLKRLTLQYIDFARSPNFVDNGLGSSIKDLALSRLNLW